The nucleotide window ATCTCCCCGCAGAACAGCTTCCAGATCATCCAGGGCATGGAGACCCTGCCCCTGCGCGCCGCCCGGCACTGCGAGAACGCCCAGAAGGTGGCCGAGTTCCTGGAGACGCATTATGCCGTGGAATGGGTCAACTACGCCGGGCTGGCCAGCCACCCCGACAATGACCGGGCCAAGAACACCTTCCCCCTCGGACCGGGCGCGGTCTTCGGCTTCGGCGTCAAGGGCGGCCTGGAAGCGGGGCGCAAGTTCATCAATTCCGTTGAGTTGTGTTCCCACCTGGCGAACATCCTCGACGCCAAGACCCTGGTCATCCACCCGGCCTCCACCACACACGGCCAGTCTACCCCCGAGGAGCAGCTGGCCGCAGGCGTGCCTGAGGACCTCATCCGCATTTCCGTGGGACTTGAAGACGCCGAGGACATCATCGAGGACCTGGATAGGGCATTGTCCAGGGCGCAGTCATGATTCATTGCCGTATACACAATGCGAAAGGGCCGGAGACTGATTCTCCGGCCCTTTTTCATCTGTGGGATAATCTAGAATAATATCTTTTCCGGCGGACGCCTCTCCGGCACCACCTGTTTTTCAATGGTGCCGTCGTTGTATTCCTTGCTCACGTACAGGGCGCAGTAGCAGGCGCCGAACTCCTTCACGTCATCCTCGCGGTAGGTGCATGGACAGATGATGTCCCTGTCGGCGTCGATCTCGCCGTTGGCCAACCGGCAGGGGCAGGCCATGTAGCCCAGCCGTTCCTTGTTGATGAGCAGGCTCTCAAGCAGCGGCATGGTCATGTCCATGTCGTCGTTGAAATGGTATCCTTTGGGCTCCTGGAGTTTTTTCAGGCTTTCGAAGAGCTGTTTGGCGTCCACGGCTATTCCCCCTTGAGCGCGGCGTCGATCTTGTCCTTGTGATACCCTACCACGACCTTGTCCTTGATGACGATGGTGGGGAAGGAGACCGCCGGGTTGTGTTTCTTGATCTCGTCAACGGCCTGTTTGCGCTCGTCGCCGGTCAGCTCGTCCACATGGACGCATTCGTATTTGACGCCGCATTCGTCGAGGTATTTCTTGGCGTTGCGGCAATGGATGCAGGTGGAGAGTGCGAATACCTTGACATCATTCATTCTGAAGGCCTCCAGGTCGAACGGTGAGCTCGTTTGTTGGTTTCGGGAATCAGGCGACCGGTCGGATTGACTGTCTTCGGCTCCCGTGAAGAAATTTTTAATCAACTCAAGCACAGATCAGTCCCTTCTCATGGTCAATTCCAATTTCCTGACGGCCAGGGAGCACAGGAACGTCAGCACGAAATACATGCCGAGGACCGTGGTCCAGATCTCGAAGCTCCGATAGGTGGTCGTCATGAGCTGCTGGGCCTGGAACGTCAATTCCTCGATGGAGATGACCGATACGATGGCCGAGTCCTTGATGGTAGATATAAACTGTCCGGCCAGGGCTGGCAACATGCGTTGCATGGCCTGGGGCAGGACGATATGGACCATGGTTTGGAAACGGGTCATGCCCATGGAAGCCGCCGCCTCCCATTGGCCCTTGTCAACGGACTCGATGCCTGCGCGCACGATCTCCGCGATGTAGGCCGCCTCGAACAGGGCCAGGGTGATCAGGGCGGACAGGAACCTGGGAAAGCGGTTCATGGGCCCGAAGAGCCAGCTCAGGGCTTCCAGCGCCGTGTCGGACAGCCCGTAGATGGCGTCCTCCACCCTGAGCAGGGTCATGATCTGGTCGCCGATGAAGAAGTAGAAGACGAAGATCAGCACCAATGGCGGGGTGTTGCGGATCAGCCCGACGTAGGCCGAGGCGACCTGGCGTTTGAACAGGCTGGGGCTGACCCTGAACAGTCCCATCACGGTGCCGAGCAGGAGGGCCAGAATTCCGGCCCACAGGCTCAACCGGATGGTGGTCAGCAGACCGAGGGTCAACAGTCCCGGTTTCCATGATTGTGCGGGCTCGTCGAAGCGCAGCAGGAACTGCGGGATGATCTCCCAGTTCCAGTGGTAGTTCAGCCCGGTCAGCGCCTTGAAGGCGACGTAGCCGATCACCCCGGCCAGCGCCGCCAGGATGGCGGCGTCCAGCCAGGTGATGGGAATGCGTTTGGTGTTCGTGGATCGATTCAAGAAACCGGCTCTACTGGATCTGGTCTTCCCATTCGTTGGTGTAGAACCAGTACTCGTACCGGTTTTGGAGCCAGCCCTTGCTTGAGGTGAAGCGCACCCAGTTGTTGAGCCAGTTCAGAAAATCGGGATCTCCCTTCCTGACGGCAAAGGATATGGGCTCCTGGGTCAGGTCTTCCTTGACGGGAAGGTAGAGCTGATCCGGGTATTCCTTGGCCAGGTTGAAGGGCAGGGGGTTGGAGGCCACCAGGGCGTGGACGCGTTCGTTGAGCAGTTCCTGAATGGTCTGGGATTCCTCGTCGAAGAAAAGAATCTTGGCCTTGGGCAGGAAGTTCTTGGCCGCTTCGGCCGCCGTGGTGCCGAGCCGGACCGCGATGGTGGTGTCGGGCGTGTTGAAGTCGGCGATCCGGGTACGGTCGCCGGCAAGCTTGCGGCTTGCCGTCAGGGACATGCCGGAGAATTCATAGGGCACGGAGAAGTTGACCTTGAGGTTGCGCTGCGGGGTGATGGACATGCCGCCGATGATGATGTCGAACTTGCCGGTCAACAGGGCCGGGATGATGCCGGACCACTTGGTGGGCACGAACTCGGCCTTGACGCCCATGTCTTCGGCCAGACGCTTGGCGACTTCGATCTCGAAGCCGATGTAGTCGCCGTTCTTGTCCTTCATGGCCCAGGGCTTGAATGTGTCGAAGCCGACCTTGATCACGCCGCGCTGGAGGATGGTTTCCAACTGGCTGACCTTGGTGTCGGCGGCTTCGGCTTTTTGTGTTTCTTGGGGTGCCTGGCTGCAGCCCGTCATGGGCAGGACGAGCAGGCAGAAAAGTGTGACGGCGACAAAGATGCGTATGGGTTTCATCGAATTCTCCTTTATCCGGCGACGCGCCGGAACGGTTGTGATTATTTGCAGGAATCCTGGGCACAGGTGATGTGCGACACTCCTTCGATGGCGATCATGATGGTATCGTCCAGTTTGGTTGCCCGCCAGATGGTCATGGTTGTCTCCTTTGGGTTGAAGGGTGTTTATTATACGGTTTTATACCGTTTTTCCAAATAATTGGCGGCGCCGGCCAGGGCCAGTATGACAGCCAGATAGATGGCGGCGACCGTGAACCAGATTTCAAAGGTCAGGAAGGTTTCGGCATCGATCATCCGTCCCTGTTGAGTCAGGTCCAGGATGGCGATGGTTGAGACCAGTGCCGAGTCCTTGATCAGCGAGACGGCCTGGCTGGTCAGCGGGGGCAGCACCCGGCGTACGGCCTGGGGCAGGATGATGTGGCGGTACATGGCGTACGGCCCCATGCCGAGGCTCTTGGCCGCTTCCCACTGCCCTGTGTCGATGGAGGTGATGCCCGCCCGGAAGATTTCGGACGCATAGGCCCCCTCGAACAGGCTGAGTGCGATGACCGCGGCCCAGAAGGCGGACATGTCCAGGATGGGCGCGGCCACGAAGTAGATGAAAAATATCTGGATGAGCAGGGGGGAGTTGCGGATCAGTTCCATGTAAGTGCGTGCCACGCCGCGTCCGGCCCAGGACCTGGACATGCGCAACAGCGCCGTTCCCATGCCGATGACCAGCATCAACCCCATGCTCACGGCCGTGATCTGCAGGGTCACGCCCAGCCCCAGGAGCAGGTTGCCCCAGGTGAATCCATGGTCCGTGACCTGCCACAGGTATTGCGGGATGCGGTACCACTGCCAATTGTACCCCAGCCGTTGGGTGCCCGCTGCCAGGAGCCAGATCAGGCAGCCGGCAAGGGTGATGAACTTGGCCGTGTCCGTGATTGCGGAAACGGTCAGCCAGGGTTTGCGAGGTGGTGTGTGGGCAATCGGCATTCGGCTCTCGAAACGCTGTTTGTCGGCGTTGAGATGTCACAGTAGCAGAAACCGGCACGGAGTGCAGGTCTTTTTCCTTTTCGTTCGGTGAAGATGGAATGATCAGGCGATTGCAGCCAGGCGTTCGTCGAGA belongs to Pseudodesulfovibrio portus and includes:
- a CDS encoding transporter substrate-binding domain-containing protein; the encoded protein is MKPIRIFVAVTLFCLLVLPMTGCSQAPQETQKAEAADTKVSQLETILQRGVIKVGFDTFKPWAMKDKNGDYIGFEIEVAKRLAEDMGVKAEFVPTKWSGIIPALLTGKFDIIIGGMSITPQRNLKVNFSVPYEFSGMSLTASRKLAGDRTRIADFNTPDTTIAVRLGTTAAEAAKNFLPKAKILFFDEESQTIQELLNERVHALVASNPLPFNLAKEYPDQLYLPVKEDLTQEPISFAVRKGDPDFLNWLNNWVRFTSSKGWLQNRYEYWFYTNEWEDQIQ
- a CDS encoding ferredoxin-thioredoxin reductase catalytic domain-containing protein; this translates as MDAKQLFESLKKLQEPKGYHFNDDMDMTMPLLESLLINKERLGYMACPCRLANGEIDADRDIICPCTYREDDVKEFGACYCALYVSKEYNDGTIEKQVVPERRPPEKILF
- a CDS encoding amino acid ABC transporter permease produces the protein MPIAHTPPRKPWLTVSAITDTAKFITLAGCLIWLLAAGTQRLGYNWQWYRIPQYLWQVTDHGFTWGNLLLGLGVTLQITAVSMGLMLVIGMGTALLRMSRSWAGRGVARTYMELIRNSPLLIQIFFIYFVAAPILDMSAFWAAVIALSLFEGAYASEIFRAGITSIDTGQWEAAKSLGMGPYAMYRHIILPQAVRRVLPPLTSQAVSLIKDSALVSTIAILDLTQQGRMIDAETFLTFEIWFTVAAIYLAVILALAGAANYLEKRYKTV
- a CDS encoding amino acid ABC transporter permease yields the protein MNRSTNTKRIPITWLDAAILAALAGVIGYVAFKALTGLNYHWNWEIIPQFLLRFDEPAQSWKPGLLTLGLLTTIRLSLWAGILALLLGTVMGLFRVSPSLFKRQVASAYVGLIRNTPPLVLIFVFYFFIGDQIMTLLRVEDAIYGLSDTALEALSWLFGPMNRFPRFLSALITLALFEAAYIAEIVRAGIESVDKGQWEAAASMGMTRFQTMVHIVLPQAMQRMLPALAGQFISTIKDSAIVSVISIEELTFQAQQLMTTTYRSFEIWTTVLGMYFVLTFLCSLAVRKLELTMRRD
- a CDS encoding glutaredoxin family protein, yielding MNDVKVFALSTCIHCRNAKKYLDECGVKYECVHVDELTGDERKQAVDEIKKHNPAVSFPTIVIKDKVVVGYHKDKIDAALKGE